The following proteins are encoded in a genomic region of Streptomyces collinus Tu 365:
- a CDS encoding exo-beta-N-acetylmuramidase NamZ domain-containing protein: MRLSRRKLLASATLAASASAASVPVLSSHRSDRATPRHRAPLRTGFERLAADGYAALDGRRVGVVTNPTGVTRDARHIVDVMHADPRVRLTAVFGPEHGFRGTAQAGGSEGRHDDPATGLPVYDTYLKSGRPLADVFTASGVDTVVFDIQDVGARFYTYIWTLYDCMEAAALAGKRFVVLDRPNPVTGRAAEGPVLHREFATFVGRQPIAQAHGMTVAELARLFNGEFLTTPVPLETVRMTGWQRDTFYDASGLPWVPPSPNMPTPDTALVYSGTCMFEGTNLSEGRGTTRPFELLGAEGVDGRWAAAANELGLPGVRFREAYFAPTFSKFQGKTVGGVQIHVHDRAAYDPVRTGVALLVTARKVWDGFAWRADDWIDKLTGSGRVRTMIDAGAGVDEVTGAWQTELAAFRRVREGYLLYK, translated from the coding sequence ATGCGCCTGTCCCGACGGAAACTCCTCGCCTCGGCCACGCTGGCGGCCTCGGCCTCGGCGGCGTCCGTTCCCGTCCTCTCCTCCCACCGCTCCGACCGCGCCACGCCCCGGCACCGCGCACCCCTGCGCACCGGGTTCGAGAGACTCGCGGCCGACGGGTACGCCGCGCTCGACGGCCGGCGCGTCGGCGTCGTCACCAACCCCACCGGCGTCACCCGGGACGCCCGGCACATCGTCGACGTCATGCACGCGGACCCCCGGGTCCGGCTGACCGCCGTGTTCGGCCCGGAGCACGGCTTCCGCGGCACCGCGCAGGCGGGCGGCTCCGAGGGCCGCCACGACGACCCGGCGACCGGCCTGCCGGTCTACGACACGTACCTCAAGAGCGGCCGGCCGCTCGCCGACGTGTTCACCGCCTCCGGGGTCGACACGGTCGTCTTCGACATCCAGGACGTGGGCGCCCGCTTCTACACGTACATCTGGACGCTCTACGACTGCATGGAGGCGGCCGCGCTCGCGGGCAAGCGGTTCGTCGTGCTGGACCGCCCGAACCCGGTGACCGGCCGGGCGGCCGAGGGGCCGGTGCTGCACAGGGAGTTCGCCACGTTCGTCGGCAGGCAGCCGATCGCACAGGCGCACGGCATGACGGTCGCCGAGCTGGCCCGGCTGTTCAACGGCGAGTTCCTGACCACGCCCGTCCCGCTGGAGACCGTGCGGATGACCGGCTGGCAACGCGACACGTTCTACGACGCCTCCGGCCTGCCCTGGGTGCCGCCGAGCCCGAACATGCCGACCCCGGACACCGCGCTGGTCTACTCGGGCACCTGCATGTTCGAGGGCACCAACCTCTCCGAGGGGCGCGGCACCACCCGGCCCTTCGAACTGCTCGGCGCCGAGGGCGTCGACGGGCGCTGGGCCGCCGCCGCGAACGAGCTGGGGCTGCCGGGCGTGCGGTTCCGGGAGGCGTACTTCGCGCCCACCTTCTCCAAGTTCCAGGGCAAGACCGTCGGCGGTGTGCAGATCCATGTGCACGACCGCGCCGCCTACGACCCCGTGCGCACCGGGGTCGCGCTGCTGGTGACCGCCCGGAAGGTCTGGGACGGCTTCGCCTGGCGTGCGGACGACTGGATCGACAAGCTCACCGGTTCCGGCCGGGTGCGCACGATGATCGACGCGGGGGCCGGCGTGGACGAGGTGACCGGCGCCTGGCAGACGGAGCTGGCGGCGTTCCGCCGGGTCCGGGAGGGATACCTGCTCTACAAGTGA
- a CDS encoding penicillin acylase family protein — MPRRTPRNALFDTLRTPRKLAGFLKTASVCVLIAGLLSPLTQAAAAEPAATSNDYCGGQCSDILPPGENGNATLAQILLNQAFGTQPSHAEDQLGPYASLATGYSGLTDAKINTFFNDASFGVPSDQVASTEKPAGRGDVTIVRDKKAGVPHITGTTRYGTEFGAGYAAAEDRLWLMDVFRHVGRGQLTGFAGGAAANQGLEQQFYRNAPYTEADLQAQIDGAVARNGARGQQALADVDAYLDGVNAYIDASDSGRYFPGEYVLTGHKDSITNAGTIDHFKVTDMVALASVIGSLFGSGGGGEVDNALSLLAAQSKYGVERGTAVWESFRERNDAEAALTVHDGHSFPYATKPADPKGEALPDAGSVTQEPLVHDRTGSAATASAKSTSAAAAKATLGSARRGMSNALVVSGKYTASGHPIAVFGPQTGYFAPQLLMLQEIQGPGISARGASFAGLSMYVELGRGQDYSWSATTSGQDIVDTYAVELCQDDYHYLFHGTCTAMDKVEQKNAWKPTVADGTAAGSYTMRVWRTKYGPVQYRATVGGKKVAYTSLRSSYLHEADSIIGFQMLNDPDYVKGPQDFQSAAQHINYTFNWFYADSRHTAYYNSGDNPVRAAGVDAEFPVWAQPAYEWQSWDPATNTAAYTPASAHPNSVDQDYYISWNNKQAKDYTTASWGDGSVHRGNLLDDRVRRLVAAGGVTRAKLTQAMADAALADLRAEDVLPKLLKVIDSSPVTDTAAAAAVSELRAWATAGARRTETAAGSKKYADADAIRILDAWWPLLVKAEFEPGLGSDLYTAFTADLPVDEAPSAGHGPTGSHAGSSFQYGWWSYVDKDIRAVLGEPVQGALAQKYCGGGSLSACRDALISTLKQAAGLTAAQVYPGDDQCSAGDQWCADSIVQRTLGGIKHGRISWQNRPTFQQVVEYTSHR; from the coding sequence ATGCCACGGCGCACCCCACGCAACGCGCTGTTCGACACACTGAGAACTCCCCGCAAGCTCGCCGGGTTCCTGAAGACGGCGTCCGTATGCGTACTGATCGCCGGCCTGCTCTCCCCGCTCACCCAGGCAGCCGCCGCCGAACCCGCCGCCACCTCGAACGACTACTGCGGCGGCCAGTGCTCGGACATCCTGCCGCCCGGTGAGAACGGCAACGCCACGCTTGCCCAGATATTGCTCAACCAGGCATTCGGGACCCAGCCCTCGCACGCCGAGGACCAGCTCGGCCCCTACGCCAGCCTGGCGACCGGCTACTCCGGCCTCACCGACGCCAAGATCAACACGTTCTTCAACGACGCCTCCTTCGGGGTGCCTTCGGACCAGGTCGCCTCCACCGAGAAGCCCGCCGGCCGCGGCGACGTGACGATCGTCCGCGACAAGAAGGCGGGTGTGCCGCACATCACGGGCACCACCCGCTACGGCACCGAGTTCGGCGCCGGGTACGCGGCCGCCGAGGACCGGCTGTGGCTGATGGACGTCTTCCGGCACGTGGGCCGCGGCCAGCTCACCGGCTTCGCGGGCGGCGCCGCTGCCAACCAGGGCCTGGAGCAGCAGTTCTACCGCAACGCGCCGTACACCGAGGCCGACCTCCAGGCGCAGATCGACGGCGCCGTCGCCCGCAACGGCGCCCGCGGGCAGCAGGCCCTCGCCGACGTCGACGCCTACCTCGACGGCGTCAACGCCTACATCGACGCCTCCGACAGCGGGCGCTACTTCCCCGGCGAGTACGTCCTGACCGGCCACAAGGACTCGATCACCAACGCCGGCACCATCGACCACTTCAAGGTCACCGACATGGTGGCGCTGGCCTCCGTCATCGGCTCCCTGTTCGGCTCCGGCGGCGGCGGAGAGGTCGACAACGCCCTGTCGCTGCTGGCCGCCCAGTCCAAGTACGGCGTGGAGCGGGGCACCGCGGTCTGGGAGTCGTTCCGCGAGCGCAACGACGCCGAGGCCGCCCTCACCGTGCACGACGGCCACAGCTTCCCCTACGCCACCAAGCCCGCCGACCCCAAGGGCGAGGCGCTGCCCGACGCCGGCTCCGTCACCCAGGAACCGCTCGTCCACGACCGCACCGGCAGCGCCGCCACCGCGAGCGCGAAGAGCACCTCGGCGGCCGCGGCGAAGGCCACCCTGGGATCCGCCCGGCGCGGCATGTCCAACGCCCTCGTGGTCAGCGGCAAGTACACCGCGAGCGGCCACCCGATCGCCGTCTTCGGGCCGCAGACCGGCTACTTCGCCCCGCAGCTGCTCATGCTCCAGGAGATCCAGGGTCCGGGCATCAGCGCCCGCGGCGCCTCCTTCGCCGGCCTGAGCATGTACGTCGAACTGGGCCGCGGCCAGGACTACTCCTGGAGCGCCACCACCTCCGGACAGGACATCGTCGACACCTACGCGGTCGAACTGTGCCAGGACGACTACCACTACCTGTTCCACGGCACCTGCACCGCGATGGACAAGGTCGAGCAGAAGAACGCCTGGAAGCCGACCGTGGCCGACGGCACGGCCGCCGGGTCGTACACGATGCGCGTGTGGCGCACGAAGTACGGGCCCGTGCAGTACCGGGCCACCGTCGGCGGCAAGAAGGTCGCCTACACCTCCCTGCGCTCCTCCTACCTGCACGAGGCCGACTCGATCATCGGCTTCCAGATGCTGAACGACCCCGACTACGTCAAGGGCCCGCAGGACTTCCAGAGCGCGGCCCAGCACATCAACTACACCTTCAACTGGTTCTACGCCGACTCCCGGCACACCGCGTACTACAACAGCGGCGACAACCCGGTGCGGGCGGCCGGCGTCGACGCCGAGTTCCCGGTCTGGGCCCAGCCGGCGTACGAGTGGCAGAGCTGGGACCCGGCCACCAACACCGCCGCCTACACGCCGGCCTCGGCCCACCCCAACTCCGTCGACCAGGACTACTACATCTCCTGGAACAACAAGCAGGCCAAGGACTACACCACCGCGTCCTGGGGCGACGGTTCCGTGCACCGCGGCAACCTGCTCGACGACCGGGTGCGCCGGCTGGTCGCGGCCGGCGGGGTGACCCGCGCGAAGCTCACCCAGGCCATGGCCGACGCCGCCCTCGCCGACCTGCGCGCCGAGGACGTGCTGCCGAAGCTGCTCAAGGTGATCGACTCCTCCCCGGTGACCGACACCGCGGCCGCCGCCGCGGTGAGCGAGCTGCGGGCGTGGGCGACCGCGGGCGCGAGGCGCACCGAGACCGCGGCCGGTTCCAAGAAGTACGCCGACGCCGACGCGATCCGCATCCTGGACGCCTGGTGGCCGCTGCTGGTGAAGGCGGAGTTCGAACCCGGGCTCGGCAGCGACCTGTACACGGCGTTCACCGCCGACCTGCCCGTGGACGAGGCCCCGTCGGCCGGTCACGGCCCGACCGGATCGCACGCCGGGAGCTCCTTCCAGTACGGCTGGTGGAGCTATGTCGACAAGGACATCCGGGCCGTGCTCGGCGAGCCGGTGCAGGGCGCCCTGGCGCAGAAGTACTGCGGCGGGGGCAGCCTCAGCGCCTGCCGGGACGCCCTGATCAGCACCCTGAAGCAGGCGGCGGGACTGACCGCGGCCCAGGTCTACCCGGGCGACGACCAGTGCTCGGCCGGCGACCAGTGGTGCGCGGACTCCATCGTCCAGCGCACCCTGGGCGGCATCAAGCACGGCCGGATCAGCTGGCAGAACCGGCCGACCTTCCAGCAGGTGGTGGAGTACACCTCGCACCGGTGA
- a CDS encoding 3-keto-5-aminohexanoate cleavage protein has product MVQVCLNGRRSGADGAAVPLSPGELARSAAEAVAAGATEIHVHPRTPCGRDSLSPRVVEETIDVLRRRVRVPLGVTTGAWAAPDPAVRLARVSRWSVLPDFVSVNWHEPGAEDVAGHFLTMGVGVEAGIWSGTDGAARFAASPLGPAVLRVLAEVTDPDPATAEDSARALLVGIGDAFGRPVLLHGEEGGTWPVLRLAGRLGLATRIGLEDTLFLPDGERAPSNAELVAAALALRDDAGPARRR; this is encoded by the coding sequence ATGGTGCAGGTGTGTCTGAACGGGCGCCGCTCGGGCGCCGACGGAGCGGCGGTGCCGCTGTCCCCGGGGGAGTTGGCGCGCTCCGCGGCCGAGGCCGTGGCGGCCGGCGCCACGGAGATCCACGTCCACCCGAGGACGCCGTGCGGACGGGACAGTCTCTCCCCGCGCGTGGTCGAGGAGACGATCGACGTGCTGCGGCGGCGGGTGCGGGTGCCGCTCGGGGTCACCACGGGCGCCTGGGCCGCCCCCGACCCGGCGGTACGGCTGGCGCGGGTGTCCCGCTGGTCGGTGCTGCCCGACTTCGTCTCGGTCAACTGGCACGAGCCCGGCGCCGAGGACGTGGCCGGACACTTCCTCACCATGGGCGTCGGCGTGGAGGCGGGCATCTGGTCCGGCACGGACGGCGCGGCCCGGTTCGCGGCCTCCCCGCTCGGGCCCGCCGTGCTGCGGGTGCTGGCCGAGGTGACGGACCCGGACCCGGCGACGGCCGAGGACTCGGCGCGTGCCCTGCTGGTCGGCATCGGCGACGCCTTCGGCCGCCCCGTCCTGCTGCACGGCGAGGAGGGCGGCACCTGGCCGGTGCTGCGGCTGGCGGGACGGCTCGGTCTGGCCACCCGGATCGGCCTGGAGGACACGCTGTTCCTGCCGGACGGCGAACGGGCTCCGTCCAACGCCGAATTGGTGGCCGCGGCACTTGCGCTGCGGGACGACGCCGGTCCGGCGCGGAGACGTTAG
- a CDS encoding RNA ligase (ATP), with protein sequence MSTLRVTAEVLTVHDHPDADALELAQVGLYRAVVAKGAYRTGEAAVYIPEQSVLPPVLIEELGLTGRLSGAGADRVRAVRLRGELSQGIVCRPKALAGVDLARAAAEGTDFAEWLGITKWVPPIPPTMDGEVESAPDLLPWVDIENIQRYPDVFAPGEPVVLTEKLHGSACLLTYVAGADRVYVSSKGFGAKSLALREDPRNLYWRAVRGHGVAEAAARLAERLGARRIGVFGEVYGAGVQDLAYGADGRRETLGYAAFDVSAEIDGTVRWLDPADVLAGELPLVPRLYAGPYDVERVLECASGRETVSGRGLHLREGVVIRPAVERYSAVTGGRAIAKAVSPAYLTRKGGTEYE encoded by the coding sequence ATGTCGACGCTGCGCGTCACCGCCGAAGTGCTGACCGTCCACGACCACCCCGACGCCGACGCGCTCGAACTGGCCCAGGTGGGCCTGTACCGGGCCGTGGTCGCCAAGGGCGCGTACCGCACCGGCGAGGCCGCGGTCTACATCCCCGAGCAGTCCGTGCTGCCGCCCGTGCTGATCGAGGAGCTGGGGCTGACCGGGCGGCTGTCGGGTGCCGGCGCCGACCGGGTCAGGGCGGTGCGGCTGCGGGGTGAGCTGTCGCAGGGCATCGTGTGCCGGCCGAAGGCGCTGGCCGGCGTCGACCTGGCGCGGGCCGCGGCCGAGGGCACCGACTTCGCCGAGTGGCTGGGCATCACCAAGTGGGTGCCGCCGATCCCGCCGACGATGGACGGGGAGGTGGAGTCGGCGCCGGACCTGCTGCCCTGGGTCGACATCGAGAACATCCAGCGGTACCCGGACGTCTTCGCGCCGGGCGAACCGGTCGTCCTGACGGAGAAGCTGCACGGTTCGGCGTGTCTGCTCACGTACGTCGCCGGGGCGGACAGGGTGTACGTGTCCTCCAAGGGGTTCGGCGCGAAGTCCCTGGCACTGCGGGAGGACCCGCGGAACCTGTACTGGCGGGCGGTGCGCGGGCACGGCGTCGCCGAGGCGGCGGCCCGGCTGGCCGAGCGGCTCGGAGCACGCCGGATCGGCGTCTTCGGCGAGGTGTACGGCGCCGGGGTGCAGGATCTGGCCTACGGGGCCGACGGGCGGCGGGAGACGCTGGGGTACGCGGCCTTCGACGTCTCGGCGGAGATCGACGGGACGGTGCGCTGGCTGGACCCGGCCGACGTGCTGGCGGGCGAGCTGCCGCTGGTGCCCCGGCTGTACGCGGGCCCGTACGACGTCGAGCGGGTGCTGGAGTGCGCGAGCGGCCGGGAGACGGTGTCCGGCCGGGGGCTGCACCTGCGCGAGGGGGTGGTGATCCGTCCGGCGGTGGAGCGCTACAGCGCGGTGACCGGTGGCCGGGCGATCGCCAAGGCGGTGAGTCCGGCGTATCTGACCCGGAAGGGCGGAACCGAGTACGAGTAG
- the soxR gene encoding redox-sensitive transcriptional activator SoxR yields MPQIPEQIHELTVGQLSARSGAAVSALHFYESKGLISSRRTAGNQRRYTRDTLRRVAFVRAAQRVGIPLATIREALARLPEERTPTRADWARLSEAWRSELDERIRQLNRLRDHLTDCIGCGCLSLDGCVLSNPDDVFGERGTGSRLMPG; encoded by the coding sequence GTGCCCCAGATCCCCGAGCAGATCCACGAGCTGACCGTGGGCCAGCTGTCCGCGCGCAGCGGCGCCGCGGTCTCCGCCCTGCACTTCTACGAGTCCAAGGGGCTGATCAGCAGCCGCCGCACCGCGGGCAACCAGCGCCGCTACACCCGGGACACCCTGCGCCGAGTCGCCTTCGTGCGCGCCGCCCAGCGCGTCGGCATCCCGCTGGCCACGATCCGCGAGGCCCTGGCGCGGCTCCCGGAGGAGCGCACCCCCACCCGCGCGGACTGGGCGCGGCTGTCCGAGGCGTGGCGCTCGGAGCTGGACGAGCGGATCAGGCAGCTCAACCGGCTCCGGGACCACCTCACCGACTGCATCGGCTGCGGCTGCCTGTCCCTGGACGGCTGTGTGCTGTCCAACCCGGACGACGTGTTCGGCGAGCGGGGGACCGGATCGAGGCTGATGCCCGGCTGA
- a CDS encoding MaoC family dehydratase, which produces MAEPRTFTSPDELRSAVGEQLGHTDWVEVDQKRIDLFAEATGDHQWIHVDPEKAAAGPFGTTIAHGYLTLSLLPLFGPQLISVEGVRMGVNYGTNKVRFPAPVPVGSRLRATAAITGVEDVPGGVQVTVAFTVEREGGDKPVCVAESVSRYYL; this is translated from the coding sequence ATGGCAGAACCGAGGACCTTCACCTCCCCCGACGAGCTGCGGTCCGCCGTGGGCGAGCAGCTGGGCCACACGGACTGGGTGGAGGTCGACCAGAAGCGGATCGACCTGTTCGCCGAGGCCACCGGGGACCACCAGTGGATCCACGTGGACCCGGAGAAGGCCGCCGCCGGGCCGTTCGGGACCACGATCGCCCACGGGTACCTGACCCTCTCGCTGCTGCCGCTGTTCGGGCCGCAGCTGATCAGCGTCGAGGGCGTGCGGATGGGCGTCAACTACGGCACCAACAAGGTCCGCTTCCCCGCGCCCGTCCCCGTCGGCTCCCGGCTGCGCGCCACGGCGGCCATCACCGGGGTCGAGGACGTACCGGGCGGTGTGCAGGTGACCGTGGCCTTCACCGTGGAGCGCGAGGGCGGCGACAAGCCGGTGTGCGTCGCGGAGTCGGTGTCGCGGTACTACCTCTGA
- a CDS encoding TetR/AcrR family transcriptional regulator: protein MSTAQETTGGEVEPWEEVTPDAARRLLVAAVEAFAERGYHATTTRDIAGRAGMSPAALYIHYKTKEELLHRISRIGHDKALDILRTAARREGTATERLADAVSSFVRWHAGRRTTARVVQYELDALGPEARAEIVALRRQVDAEVRGIIEDGVASGEFQVPDVQGTTLAVLSLCIDVARWFTVNGPRTPEQVGALYADLVLRMVGAG from the coding sequence ATGAGTACGGCGCAGGAGACGACCGGCGGCGAGGTCGAGCCGTGGGAAGAGGTCACCCCTGACGCGGCCCGGCGACTGCTGGTCGCGGCTGTGGAGGCCTTCGCCGAGCGCGGCTACCACGCGACGACGACCCGTGACATCGCGGGCCGCGCCGGCATGAGCCCGGCGGCGCTCTACATCCACTACAAGACCAAGGAAGAGCTGCTCCACCGCATCAGCCGCATCGGCCACGACAAGGCGCTGGACATCCTGCGCACGGCCGCCCGGCGCGAGGGCACCGCGACCGAGCGGCTCGCCGACGCGGTGAGCTCCTTCGTGCGCTGGCACGCGGGGCGGCGCACCACCGCGCGGGTCGTGCAGTACGAACTCGACGCGCTCGGCCCCGAGGCCCGCGCCGAGATCGTCGCGCTGCGCCGGCAGGTGGACGCCGAGGTGCGCGGCATCATCGAGGACGGCGTGGCCTCGGGCGAGTTCCAGGTGCCGGACGTCCAGGGCACCACGCTCGCGGTGCTGTCGCTGTGCATCGACGTGGCCCGCTGGTTCACCGTGAACGGGCCGCGCACCCCCGAGCAGGTCGGCGCGCTCTACGCCGACCTGGTGCTGCGGATGGTGGGCGCCGGCTAG
- a CDS encoding YiaA/YiaB family inner membrane protein, whose protein sequence is MSDTPVKQQNTAAFYGQAVASFAVAMAATAVGILRLDADAWVRAFLAIAVLYLVTSAFTLAKVIRDRQEAGRIVSRVDQARLEKLLAEHDPFEKL, encoded by the coding sequence ATGAGTGACACACCGGTCAAGCAGCAGAACACGGCCGCTTTCTACGGCCAGGCCGTCGCCTCGTTCGCGGTCGCCATGGCGGCCACCGCCGTCGGCATCCTCCGGCTGGACGCCGACGCCTGGGTGCGGGCCTTCCTGGCCATCGCCGTCCTGTACCTCGTCACCTCCGCCTTCACCCTCGCCAAGGTGATCCGGGACCGCCAGGAGGCGGGGCGGATCGTCAGCCGTGTCGACCAGGCCCGGCTGGAGAAGCTGCTCGCCGAGCACGACCCGTTCGAGAAGCTGTGA
- a CDS encoding acyl-CoA dehydrogenase family protein, with protein MNLGLSEEQAAVRRLARDFVEREIAPHVVAWDRAEEVDRGIVRKLGDVGFLGLTVDEEYGGSGGDHLAYCLVTEELGRGDSSVRGIVSVSLGLVAKSVAAWGSEEQKRRWLPGLTAGEYVGCFGLTEPGTGSDAGSLATRAVRDGGDYVVNGSKMFITNGTWADVVLLFARSTDAPGHKGVSAFLVPTDTPGLTRRTVHGKLGLRGQATAELVFEDVRVPATAMLGEEGKGFSVAMSALAKGRMSVAAGCVGIAQAALDAAVGYAGEREQFGRSIAHHQLVQELISDMAVDVDAARLLTWRVADLVDRGEPFAVESSKAKLFASEAAVRAANNAIQVFGGYGYIDEYPVGKLLRDARVMTLYEGTSQIQKLLIGRALTGVSAF; from the coding sequence GTGAACCTGGGGCTCAGCGAGGAGCAGGCCGCCGTGCGGCGGCTCGCCCGGGACTTCGTGGAGCGCGAGATCGCCCCGCACGTCGTGGCCTGGGACCGGGCCGAGGAGGTCGACCGCGGCATCGTCAGGAAGCTCGGCGACGTCGGCTTCCTCGGGCTCACCGTCGACGAGGAGTACGGCGGCTCGGGCGGCGACCACCTCGCCTACTGCCTGGTCACCGAGGAGCTGGGGCGCGGCGACTCCTCGGTGCGCGGGATCGTCTCGGTCTCCCTGGGCCTGGTGGCCAAGTCGGTCGCGGCCTGGGGGAGCGAGGAGCAGAAGCGGCGCTGGCTGCCGGGGCTGACCGCGGGCGAGTACGTGGGCTGCTTCGGCCTGACCGAGCCGGGCACCGGCTCCGACGCGGGCAGCCTCGCCACGCGTGCCGTGCGCGACGGCGGCGACTACGTCGTCAACGGCTCCAAGATGTTCATCACCAACGGCACCTGGGCGGACGTCGTCCTCCTCTTCGCCCGCTCCACGGACGCCCCCGGCCACAAGGGCGTCTCCGCCTTCCTGGTGCCCACCGACACCCCCGGGCTGACCCGCCGCACGGTCCACGGCAAGCTCGGCCTGCGCGGCCAGGCCACCGCCGAGCTGGTGTTCGAGGACGTCCGCGTGCCCGCCACCGCGATGCTCGGCGAGGAGGGCAAGGGCTTCTCCGTCGCGATGTCCGCGCTGGCCAAGGGGCGGATGTCGGTCGCCGCCGGCTGCGTCGGCATCGCCCAGGCGGCCCTGGACGCGGCGGTCGGCTACGCCGGGGAGCGCGAGCAGTTCGGCAGGTCCATCGCCCACCACCAGCTCGTGCAGGAGCTGATCAGCGACATGGCCGTGGACGTGGACGCCGCCCGGCTGCTCACCTGGCGGGTGGCCGACCTGGTCGACCGGGGCGAGCCGTTCGCCGTCGAGTCCTCCAAGGCCAAGCTGTTCGCCTCCGAGGCGGCCGTCCGGGCCGCGAACAACGCCATCCAGGTGTTCGGCGGCTACGGCTACATCGACGAGTACCCGGTCGGCAAACTGCTGCGCGACGCCCGCGTGATGACCCTCTACGAGGGCACGAGCCAGATCCAGAAGCTGCTCATCGGGCGGGCGCTGACCGGGGTCTCCGCCTTCTGA
- a CDS encoding TetR/AcrR family transcriptional regulator encodes MARPRKPLLSTDRIVETARELVDTEGLAAVSTRRLAARLGVSGPSLYNHFRTKDEILEVVADSVSALVDLSMFEDGRNWRTALHDWAVSYRAALRAHPNIVPVLARGPGRRPAALRLADAVYGAMVDAGWPPAQATSIGALMRYFIMGSALGSFAGGFVDDASAYDPADYPHLGQAHLLADQQEKIDERAFETGLTALLDGLAQQYEQVRQSV; translated from the coding sequence ATGGCCCGACCGCGCAAGCCCCTCCTCAGCACCGACCGGATCGTCGAGACGGCCCGGGAACTCGTGGACACGGAGGGCCTGGCGGCCGTCTCCACCCGGCGGCTCGCCGCCCGGCTCGGGGTGAGCGGGCCCTCGCTCTACAACCACTTCCGCACCAAGGACGAGATCCTGGAAGTGGTCGCCGACTCGGTGAGCGCTCTGGTCGACCTGTCGATGTTCGAGGACGGCCGGAACTGGCGGACCGCGCTGCACGACTGGGCGGTCTCCTACCGGGCGGCGCTGCGCGCCCATCCGAACATCGTCCCGGTCCTCGCCCGCGGGCCCGGGCGCCGCCCCGCGGCGCTGCGGCTGGCTGACGCGGTGTACGGCGCGATGGTCGACGCCGGCTGGCCGCCCGCGCAGGCCACGTCCATCGGCGCGCTGATGCGGTACTTCATCATGGGCTCCGCGCTCGGCTCCTTCGCCGGGGGCTTCGTGGACGACGCGAGCGCCTACGACCCCGCCGACTACCCGCACCTCGGGCAGGCGCACCTGCTCGCCGACCAGCAGGAGAAGATCGACGAGCGGGCCTTCGAGACCGGTCTGACGGCGCTGCTCGACGGTCTGGCGCAGCAGTACGAGCAGGTGCGGCAGAGCGTGTAG
- a CDS encoding ArsR/SmtB family transcription factor — MTATDSRAAALAAFAALIADETRATCLLALLDGRAWTAGELARHAGVAASTLSEHLGRLVSGGLLTEERQGRHRYVRLAGPGVAQLVEDLAAQVPAAAAVDARRPVRGLREASAGAAMARGRTCYDHLAGRLGIAVTDALTGRGLLRQDTGFALTDAGIEWFGAAGITLDLSGRRPPARACLDWTERRPHLAGAAGAALCRHALDAGWCVRVGSARAVKVTPAGERALSELLGIEPATLR, encoded by the coding sequence GTGACCGCCACCGACTCCCGGGCCGCCGCCCTCGCCGCCTTCGCCGCGCTGATCGCCGACGAGACCCGGGCCACCTGCCTGCTGGCCCTGCTGGACGGGCGGGCCTGGACCGCCGGGGAACTGGCCCGGCACGCCGGCGTCGCCGCCTCCACCCTCAGCGAGCACCTGGGCAGGCTGGTCTCCGGCGGCCTGCTCACCGAGGAACGGCAGGGCCGCCACCGTTACGTGCGGCTGGCCGGGCCGGGGGTGGCCCAGCTCGTCGAGGACCTCGCCGCGCAGGTGCCGGCCGCCGCCGCGGTGGACGCACGGCGCCCGGTGCGCGGCCTGCGGGAGGCGAGCGCGGGCGCGGCGATGGCCCGGGGCCGCACCTGCTACGACCATCTCGCGGGCCGGCTGGGCATCGCGGTCACGGACGCGCTGACCGGGCGCGGGCTGCTGCGCCAGGACACGGGGTTCGCGCTCACGGACGCGGGGATCGAGTGGTTCGGCGCGGCGGGCATCACCCTGGACCTCTCCGGCCGGCGCCCGCCGGCCCGGGCGTGCCTGGACTGGACCGAGCGGCGGCCGCACCTCGCCGGGGCGGCCGGGGCGGCACTGTGCCGACACGCCCTGGACGCGGGCTGGTGCGTGCGCGTCGGCTCCGCCCGGGCGGTGAAGGTGACCCCCGCCGGGGAGCGGGCCCTGTCCGAACTGCTGGGCATCGAGCCGGCCACGCTGCGCTGA